In Miscanthus floridulus cultivar M001 chromosome 5, ASM1932011v1, whole genome shotgun sequence, one genomic interval encodes:
- the LOC136452767 gene encoding two-pore potassium channel 2-like: protein MIQPENCKLQLSNPTSNMSSMEEPLLPLVQRDHKYISKKERKRSSDVPSRCATSFSPNNYLKANFSALNHLPCTDESTNMVSSPNIQRLHSSPSIFTSSKEAPCVDERDGQSHAAAAQYTPSIARQAIVSVILYISIGVLVYMTNVEGFKGKSTFKLVDALYFTIISLCTIGYGDIVPCTTFTKVFTCLFLLVGVHFIDLMLNGLLTNVLDKQRTVLLSTMDDNKLNKVFDTYMIDARKKRSRGRMKVILALAVVAGTISICTIIVHEVEGLNWIDSFYLSVISVTTVGYGDKSFSTTAGRLTATVCLLVSTLAVAKAFLFLTDLRMDKRNRRTTKWILQKKMDNEPLVGDLDNDPAVSKSDFVIYKLKEMGKIDEKDSQNDLRPVRSDRVWKM from the exons ATGATCCAGCCTGAGAACTGCAAGCTGCAACTAAGCAATCCAACCTCCAATATGTCTTCCATGGAAGAGCCTCTGTTACCTTTGGTACAGCGTGACCACAAATACATttccaagaaagaaagaaaaagatccAGTGATGTTCCAAGCAGGTGTGCAACTTCCTTTTCCCCAAACAATTATCTCAAAGCTAACTTCAGTGCTCTCAATCATCTGCCGTGCACTGATGAAAGTACCAATATGGTATCCTCACCAAATATCCAGCGGCTGCACTCTTCACCTTCTATATTCACATCAAGCAAAGAAGCACCCTGTGTGGATGAGCGTGATGGCCAAAGCCATGCTGCCGCTGCACAATATACACCATCAATTGCAAGGCAGGCTATTGTCAGTGTCATCTTATACATCTCAATAGGGGTACTTGTGTACATGACAAATGTTGAAGGCTTCAAGGGGAAATCCACATTCAAGTTAGTGGATGCCCTTTACTTCACCATCATTAGTTTGTGCACAATAGGATACGGTGACATAGTCCCCTGTACTACCTTCACAAAGGTGTTCACATGCTTGTTCCTACTAGTTGGTGTTCATTTCATCGACCTTATGCTAAATGGGCTGTTGACAAATGTACTGGACAAGCAGAGAACAGTTCTACTTAGCACAATGGATGATAACAAGCTTAACAAGGTGTTTGACACCTACATGATAGATGCTAGAAAGAAAAGGTCAAGAGGGAGGATGAAAGTAATACTTGCATTAGCGGTTGTAGCAGGCACTATCTCAATTTGCACAATCATAGTACATGAAGTTGAGGGCTTAAACTGGATCGATAGTTTTTATTTATCAGTCATTTCTGTTACAACAGTTGGATATGGAGACAAAAGCTTCTCAACAACAGCAGGAAGGCTCACTGCCACTGTGTGCCTGTTAGTAAGCACTTTAGCAGTTGCAAAGGCCTTCTTGTTCCTAACAGACTTAAGGATGGACAAAAGAAACCGGCGGACTACAAAATGGATCCTCCAGAAGAAAATGGACAATGAGCCACTTGTTGGAGACCTAGACAACGATCCTGCTGTAAG CAAATCAGATTTTGTGATCTACAAGCTCAAGGAGATGGGGAAGATTGATGAGAAAGACAGTCAAAATGATCTCCGACCAGTTCGATCAGATAGAGTTTGGAAAATGTGA